One genomic window of Phoenix dactylifera cultivar Barhee BC4 chromosome 6, palm_55x_up_171113_PBpolish2nd_filt_p, whole genome shotgun sequence includes the following:
- the LOC108510688 gene encoding uncharacterized protein LOC108510688, producing MDPAAKLPAAAAPEAVMLTSGASGRVNALLSLRALRRLRLLLHAVLLVILFPFRWRPRLPPCPGPAPRDDRREGSRKSGAGAVVVRVPAAMVLRRQRELEAAARRAAAVRRVVAAREEGRRGRDFSLFVTARGETLFSQSWSPVTVKTK from the coding sequence ATGGACCCAGCGGCGAAgctgccggcggcggcggcaccaGAGGCGGTGATGCTGACGTCGGGCGCGAGCGGGCGGGTGAACGCCCTGCTCTCCCTCCGCGCCCTCCGTCGCCTCCGCCTACTCCTCCACGCCGTCCTCCTCGTCATCCTCTTTCCGTTCCGGTGGCGGCCGCGGTTGCCGCCGTGCCCGGGCCCAGCGCCGAGGGATGACCGGCGCGAGGGGAGTAGGAAGAGCGGGGCGGGGGCGGTGGTCGTGAGGGTGCCGGCGGCGATGGTGCTGCGGAGGCAGAGGGAGCTGGAGGCGGCGGCGAGGCGCGCGGCCGCGGTCCGGCGTGTGGTGGCAGCgagggaggaggggaggagagggagagatttCTCGTTGTTTGTGACGGCAAGAGGGGAGACGCTCTTCAGTCAGTCGTGGTCTCCCGTCACCGTCAAGACCAAGTAA
- the LOC103713205 gene encoding type IV inositol polyphosphate 5-phosphatase 9-like has product MALPTIPIPPPFYLFILLFPPLCSICFLLLQPPKATPPPSTLNPILTITMPENQNQGEVMWPRLVFNKLLRRPRGSYSFIADFPSTEMQLEVASLDDPISLNRRSNDQMDAQKYKLFVSTWNIGGIPPPDDLNLEDWLDTKNNSYDIYVLGFQEIVPLSARNILGPEKSTVAKKWNSLITATLNNSQSSTQRGRESKQGEKQKLHPVKQGTSEKSIMQDIRCIISKQMVGILVSVWVRGDLRRYIRHPSVSSTGCGVMGLLGNKGAVSVRFCLHETSFCFVCCHLASGGKEEDAMHRNSDAMQIFTRTSFPRRRPSLDLPQKILDHDRIIMLGDLNYRISLPEDKTRTLVEQKEWNILLEKDQLRGEVSEGRAFEGWHEGAIAFSPTYKYYPNSDAYHGCIQRKKGEKRRAPAWCDRILWRGKGLKQNLYDRCESRLSDHRPVRAIFTAVVDVPRTKNSLRSFFLSDRLDQIASDFDCYPMETVFWSSL; this is encoded by the exons ATGGCCCTGCCCACCATCCCCATCCCacctcctttttatctcttcatTCTCCTCTTTCCACCCCTTTGTTCCATTTGCTTTCTTCTCCTCCAACCCCCAAAAGCAACCCCTCCCCCTAGCACCCTAAATCCTATCCTAACCATCACCATGCCTGAAAACCAAAACCAAGGAGAG GTCATGTGGCCTAGATTGGTGTTCAACAAGCTGCTTCGACGGCCTCGGGGCAGCTATTCCTTCATCGCGGACTTCCCGAGCACCGAGATGCAGCTCGAAGTAGCCAGTTTAGATGATCCCATCAGCCTGAACAGACGATCTAATGATCAAATGGACGCACAAAAGTACAA GCTGTTTGTTAGTACATGGAATATTGGTGGTATCCCACCGCCCGATGATCTAAATTTGGAAGATTGGTTAGACACGAAGAATAACTCCTATGACATCTATGTTCTTGG GTTCCAGGAAATTGTGCCGCTTAGTGCCAGAAACATCCTAGGCCCGGAAAAGAGTACAGTAGCCAAGAAGTGGAACTCACTCATTACGGCAACATTAAACAACTCCCAATCCAGCACACAAAGAGGCCGGGAATCCAAGCAAGGGGAGAAGCAGAAGTTGCATCCAGTCAAGCAAGGCACTTCCGAGAAAAGCATTATGCAAGACATTCGATGCATCATAAGCAAGCAGATGGTAGGTATTCTAGTCTCCGTGTGGGTGAGAGGTGATCTCCGACGATACATTCGCCACCCTAGCGTCTCCTCTACTGGTTGTGGCGTTATGGGCTTGCTAGGGAACAAG GGTGCAGTGTCGGTTAGGTTTTGCCTGCATGAGACGAGCTTCTGCTTTGTATGCTGTCATTTGGCTTcaggaggaaaagaagaggatgcGATGCACAGGAATTCAGACGCCATGCAGATATTCACGAGGACAAGCTTTCCTCGTCGGCGCCCTTCTCTTGATTTGCCACAAAAGATTCTGGATCACga TCGGATAATCATGCTTGGAGACTTGAACTACCGAATCTCCTTGCCGGAGGACAAAACACGAACACTGGTGGAACAAAAGGAGTGGAACATTCTGTTAGAGAAAGATCAG TTGAGGGGAGAGGTCTCGGAGGGTCGGGCATTTGAAGGTTGGCATGAGGGTGCGATCGCGTTCTCTCCCACGTACAAATACTACCCAAACTCAGATGCATATCATGGGTGCATTCAACGCAAAAAAGGCGAGAAAAGACGAGCTCCAGCATG GTGTGACCGGATTCTGTGGCGTGGGAAGGGCTTGAAGCAAAACCTATATGATCGATGCGAGTCTAGATTATCCGATCACCGGCCTGTGAGAGCAATTTTCACCGCAGTGGTTGACGTCCCGAGAACTAAGAACTCCTTAAGAAGTTTTTTCTTATCGGACAGATTGGATCAAATCGCTAGCGATTTTGATTGTTATCCAATGGAGACCGTATTTTGGAGTTCATTGTGA